From the Flavimarina sp. Hel_I_48 genome, one window contains:
- a CDS encoding aminopeptidase P family protein — MKYDLIDNQLFIKNRKNFAKAMQPNSLAVFNSNDVYPIGADSTMPFQQNRDIFYLSGVDQEESRLILFPDAPKEKHREILFLTETNEHIAVWEGEKLTKEKALETSGIKTVYWLKDFKKVFDEIMSQASTVYINTNEHYRANVETETREDRFNTWLKKEYPAHSVAKSNPILQRLRSVKDQIELDIMQQACKITEKGFKRVLQFTKPGVWEYEIEAEFMHEFLRNRSRGFAYTPIVASGNNANVLHYVVNNSQCKDGELMLLDVGAEYGNYSSDMTRTIPISGRFTERQKDVYNAVLRVKKEATKMLVPGTLWEPYHEEVGKLMTSELIGLGLLDKADVQNEDKDSPAYKKYFMHGTSHHIGLDTHDYGLLHEPMQANNVFTVEPGIYLPKEGFGIRLEDDVVIQETGEPINLMADIPLEVEEIEEWMNK; from the coding sequence ATGAAATACGATCTTATAGACAACCAATTATTCATCAAAAACCGTAAAAACTTTGCTAAAGCCATGCAGCCCAACAGCCTGGCCGTTTTTAACAGCAATGACGTTTATCCCATTGGGGCAGACAGTACGATGCCCTTTCAGCAAAACCGGGACATTTTTTACCTGAGCGGTGTAGATCAGGAAGAAAGTAGACTTATACTTTTTCCCGATGCCCCTAAAGAAAAGCACCGCGAGATCCTTTTTTTAACCGAAACCAATGAACATATCGCGGTCTGGGAAGGTGAAAAACTGACCAAGGAAAAAGCACTGGAAACCAGTGGGATCAAAACGGTATACTGGCTCAAAGATTTTAAAAAAGTCTTTGACGAGATCATGTCACAGGCAAGTACGGTTTATATAAATACCAATGAACATTACCGCGCCAATGTGGAAACCGAAACCCGCGAAGATCGTTTCAACACCTGGCTCAAGAAGGAATATCCCGCCCATAGCGTTGCAAAAAGCAACCCTATCTTACAGCGTCTGCGCTCGGTCAAAGACCAGATAGAACTTGATATTATGCAGCAAGCCTGTAAAATCACAGAAAAAGGTTTTAAGCGTGTGTTGCAGTTCACAAAACCTGGCGTATGGGAATATGAGATTGAAGCGGAATTTATGCACGAATTCCTGCGCAACCGCTCCCGTGGCTTTGCCTACACGCCCATCGTTGCTTCCGGGAATAATGCAAACGTGTTACATTATGTGGTCAACAATTCGCAATGTAAAGATGGCGAACTCATGCTGCTGGATGTAGGAGCAGAATACGGCAATTATAGTAGTGATATGACCCGTACAATACCTATTTCGGGGAGGTTTACCGAAAGACAAAAAGACGTATATAATGCCGTTTTACGAGTGAAAAAGGAAGCAACAAAAATGCTGGTCCCGGGAACGCTTTGGGAACCTTATCACGAAGAAGTGGGTAAATTGATGACTTCGGAATTGATAGGTCTTGGGTTACTCGATAAAGCCGATGTTCAAAATGAGGATAAAGATTCACCAGCATACAAGAAATACTTTATGCACGGCACGTCGCACCATATAGGCCTTGACACGCATGATTATGGTTTACTGCACGAACCTATGCAAGCCAATAATGTATTTACCGTAGAACCCGGAATTTACCTTCCCAAAGAAGGTTTTGGCATCCGGCTGGAAGATGATGTCGTGATTCAGGAAACGGGCGAACCCATAAATCTTATGGCAGATATCCCACTGGAAGTGGAAGAAATCGAAGAATGGATGAATAAATAA